A genomic stretch from Asterias rubens chromosome 19, eAstRub1.3, whole genome shotgun sequence includes:
- the LOC117303316 gene encoding extensin-like, with protein MARNVCIPLNSSEPLNPSRPYPKPHLHLHDTPVPTLPQTPSPSSRYTRPDPTPNPISIFTIHPSRPYPKTHLHLHDTPVPTLPQTPSPSSRYTRPDPTTKPISIFTIHPSRPYPKPHLHLHDTPVPTLPQNPSPSSRYTRPDPTPNPISIFTIHPSRPYPKPHLHLHDTPVPTLPQNPSPSSRYTRPDPTPNPISIFTIHPSRPYPKTHLHLHDTPVPTLPQTPSPSSRYTRPDPTPNPTSILMVSNIL; from the exons ATGGCCAGAAA TGTCTGCATCCCGCTAAATTCTTCCGAACCCCTCAACCCATCCCGACCCTACCCCAAACCCCATCTCCATCTTCACGATACACCCGTCCCGACCCTACCCCAAACCCCATCTCCATCTTCACGATACACCCGTCCCGACCCTACCCCAAACCCCATCTCCATCTTCACGATACACCCGTCCCGACCCTACCCCAAAACCCATCTCCATCTTCACGATACACCCGTCCCGACCCTACCCCAAACCCCATCTCCATCTTCACGATACACCCGTCCCGACCCTACCACAAAACCCATCTCCATCTTCACGATACACCCGTCCCGACCCTACCCCAAACCCCATCTCCATCTTCACGATACACCCGTCCCGACCCTACCCCAAAACCCATCTCCATCTTCACGATACACCCGTCCCGACCCTACCCCAAACCCCATCTCCATCTTCACGATACACCCGTCCCGACCCTACCCCAAACCCCATCTCCATCTTCACGATACACCCGTCCCGACCCTACCACAAAACCCATCTCCATCTTCACGATACACCCGTCCCGACCCTACCCCAAACCCCATCTCCATCTTCACGATACACCCGTCCCGACCCTACCCCAAAACCCATCTCCATCTTCACGATACACCCGTCCCGACCCTACCCCAAACCCCATCTCCATCTTCACGATACACCCGTCCCGACCCTACCCCAAACCCCACCTCCATCTTGATGGTTTCAAACATTTTATAA